A genomic segment from Chanos chanos chromosome 2, fChaCha1.1, whole genome shotgun sequence encodes:
- the LOC115805610 gene encoding POU domain, class 3, transcription factor 4, with the protein MATAASNPYSIISSSSMVHADASVMQQGSTFRNHQKLLQSEYLQGVQSNGHPIGHQWVTNLSEGSPWSASLASSPLEQQDIKPGREDLQLGSIIHHRSPHVAHHSPHTNHPGAWGTPVSHNSSINSGGQPINIYSQTGFTVNGMMEHGGLTPPPNSAQSQNMHPGLRDTPEHSDMGGHHCHDHSDEETPTSDELEQFAKQFKQRRIKLGFTQADVGLALGTLYGNVFSQTTICRFEALQLSFKNMCKLKPLLNKWLEEADSSTGSPSSIDKIAAQGRKRKKRTSIEVSVKGVLETHFLKCPKPAAQEISSLADSLQLEKEVVRVWFCNRRQKEKRMTPPGDQQPHEVYSHNVNTDKSSCHDL; encoded by the coding sequence ATGGCCACAGCTGCCTCCAATCCCTACAGCATCATCAGCTCCAGCTCCATGGTCCATGCAGACGCCTCGGTCATGCAACAAGGGAGCACTTTCAGGAACCACCAGAAACTTCTCCAAAGTGAATACCTACAGGGAGTCCAGAGTAATGGACACCCTATCGGGCACCAGTGGGTGACCAATTTATCCGAGGGAAGCCCATGGTCAGCGTCGTTGGCGTCAAGTCCCCTGGAGCAGCAGGACATTAAACCGGGACGGGAAGACCTCCAGCTCGGGTCGATCATTCATCACCGGTCCCCCCATGTCGCCCACCATTCGCCCCATACAAATCATCCAGGTGCATGGGGGACGCCCGTGTCTCATAACTCATCCATAAACAGCGGTGGACAACCCATCAACATATACTCACAGACAGGCTTCACTGTCAACGGCATGATGGAGCACGGGGGTCTGACGCCGCCACCGAATTCCGCGCAGAGCCAGAACATGCACCCAGGACTGCGGGATACACCAGAACACTCCGACATGGGGGGCCACCACTGTCACGACCATTCCGACGAGGAGACACCGACCTCGGACGAGCTGGAGCAGTTTGCCAAACAGTTTAAACAAAGGAGAATCAAGTTAGGCTTTACACAGGCAGACGTGGGGCTTGCGTTAGGGACTTTATATGGCAACGTCTTCTCTCAGACGACCATTTGCAGATTCGAAGCATTGCAGCTCAGTTTCAAGAACATGTGTAAACTCAAACCCTTGCTAAACAAGTGGCTTGAAGAGGCAGATTCGTCGACTGGGAGTCCTAGCAGCATCGATAAAATCGCCGCGCAAGGCAGAAAACGAAAGAAAAGGACTTCAATTGAGGTGAGCGTCAAAGGGGTGCTGGAGACTCACTTTCTTAAATGCCCAAAACCTGCGGCTCAGGAGATCTCTTCTTTGGCAGACAGCCTGCAGCTCGAGAAGGAGGTGGTTCGCGTGTGGTTTTGTAACAGaagacaaaaggagaaaagaatgaCTCCACCAGGAGACCAGCAACCTCACGAGGTTTACTCGCACAACGTTAACACGGACAAATCCTCATGCCATGATCTCTGA